The Marinitoga hydrogenitolerans DSM 16785 nucleotide sequence CATTTTCTGAGCTAAATTTGCTATTTCTTCTTCTAATCTTTTTGTCATTTTTGCTCTTCCTTGTATAAATTCAAATTTTTCTGTGAATCTTTTTTTGCTGCATTCTTTGTTTTTACATTTAAATATTCTCATTTCCAATATTATTGTTACCTTTTTTCCTCCTATTGGTAAATCCTGAAAGCTTCTTGTGTATTTTGAATGTACTTTATCTGTTTCTTCTCCACATACTGGACATTTTGCTTTTTTCTTTTTTGATTTTACATAAATATATATTGTATCATCTTTTATTTCATGCTTTATATACTTTAAATCTTTATCCAACATTTTTATTATTTCT carries:
- a CDS encoding ISL3 family transposase; this translates as MKEIIKMLDKDLKYIKHEIKDDTIYIYVKSKKKKAKCPVCGEETDKVHSKYTRSFQDLPIGGKKVTIILEMRIFKCKNKECSKKRFTEKFEFIQGRAKMTKRLEEEIANLAQKM